The Niabella beijingensis genomic interval ATAATAACATCAAAAAAATAAATCGTACCTTTGCGGCTCAAAAATAGTTGATTTTCTTCCAGCAGACCGTTTTAAATGCTGAATGCCGGTGGCAGACAGCGCACAACTGATCGCTCAACATGGTAAACATAGGCAATATATCATTACCGGATTTTCCGCTCCTGCTCGCTCCCATGGAGGACGTGAGCGACCCGCCCTTTCGCGCCGTGTGCAAAGACAACGGGGCCGACCTGATGTATACCGAGTTCATCAGCAGCGAGGGACTGATCCGCGATGCTATAAAAAGCCGCCGGAAACTGGACATTTTTGATTATGAACGTCCCATCGGCATCCAGATCTTCGGAGGTGATGAGGACAGCCTGGCCCTGGCCGCAAAGATCGTGGATGTGACCCAGCCCGATCTGCTTGACATTAATTTCGGCTGCCCGGTAAAGAAAGTGGCCCTGAAGGGAGCAGGGGCGGGTGTATTGAAAGATATCGACCTGATGGTGCGTCTTACCGAAGCAGTGGTAAAAGCCACCTCGCTGCCGGTGACCGTAAAAACAAGGCTGGGATGGGATGATAGCACGCTAAACATTGAAGAGGTAGCAGAGCGCCTGCAGGACGTGGGCATCAAAGCCCTGGCGATCCACGGCCGTACCCGTTGCCAGATGTACAAGGGCGAGGCCGACTGGACCCTGATCGGTAAAGTAAAGAACAATCCGCGCATAAAGATCCCCATCTTTGGAAACGGGGATATCGACAGTCCGGAGAAAGCGCTGGAATACAAGAACCGCTACGGTGTGGACGGTATCATGATCGGCCGTGCCGCTATAGGTTACCCCTGGATCTTCCGGGAAATAAAGCATTTTGTACAGACCGGCACATTGCTGGCACCACCTACTGTTGAAGAACGGGTAAATGTAGTGCGCAAGCATTTACAAAAAAGCCTGGAATGGAAAGGTCCCGTTGTCGGTATCAATGAAATGCGCCGTCATTATGCCAACTATCTGAAAGGGTTACCTAATATAAAAGAATACCGGAGTAAGCTGGTGCGACTTGCCGAAGAAGCCCCCATCCTTGAAGTACTGGATGAGATCATTGAAAAATATTCCGGTCTTGAAATGGAAGCCACGCCTATTGAGCTGGTGAATTATCATGAAAAATGCCCGGTCAATTAATGTGTTCATGGTAATACGGAGCATCGTTCATAGCCGTCCATCAACCATAAACAATCAACCATGAACAAAGAAACATGCAACAAAGCACATATAAACAGTTACTTGCTCAATATACCGACAAAGCAACCCAGCTCTCCCGGCAATCCAATTTACTGAGCCTCTCCCGGCTGCTGCTGTTTATCAGTTTTATTTACCTGGCCTACCGCGCCACCCAGACAGGAAGTCCGGTAACCATCACGTCCACCGTTATTTTTTTTATTGCATTCCTGGTAGTAGTGAAATGGTACGACCGCTTGCAGCAAAGGACCGCTTATTACAAGGCACTGGCCAAATATAATGCTGATGAGATCACCTTCCTGGACACCAACCGCTCGTCTTATCCGAACGGCAAAACATATGAGGACCCGCATCACCCTTATTCATACGACCTGGATCTGTTTGGAGAAGGCGGCCTGTATGCCCATCTCAACCGCTGCAGCACCTCCTTTGGAAGGGAAGAACTGGCCCGCCTGCTGCTGAACCCCGATACAGCCGCCATTCTTCAGCGGCAGGAAGCCGTAAAGGAGCTGGCGGCTATGAATGATTTCCGTCAGCAGCTGTATGCAAAAGGCAGCCTGCAGGAGAACAGGGAAAAGGAACTGAACCAGCTGATGAGCTGGGTGCATTCGGCAAAAACAGGCATCAGCAAGCCCTTATACCTGCTGCTGATGCTGCTGCCACTGGTTACGATCAGCAGCCTGCTGTACTACGTATTTATTTCCGACAGCAATGAAGTGTTCCGGATCATCTATATCAGTTTTGTTCTGAACCTGTTTATCGCCTTCTCTTTCGGAAAAAAAATTGCGGCACAGCTAACCGTCTCCACTTCGGTAAATAAAATCCTTGCGGCGTATAAGCATCAGCTACAGCTGATCGAAATACAATCCTTTCAATCACCGTTGCTAAAGACTGCCCAGCAACAACTGACCATTGATGCCCCCGGCGCTTCCCGGCAGCTACAAAAACTGGCAACACTTTTTGAATATCTTGAATCCATCGTGAACCTGCTGGTAAGTATCCTGCTCAATGGCCTTTTTCTTTTTCATATCCACATCCTGTACCGCCTCGGGACCTGGAAAAAGCAACATGGTGCACACATCCATACCTGGTTAGAAATACTGGGACAGTTTGAAGCACTCGGCAGTCTGGGTAATTTTTCGTTCAACAATCCCGATAACTGTTTTCCCGGGGTCAGCAGCCAGCCGACTCTGGCGGCCACATCCCTGGGGCACCCCCTGATCCGAGCAGAGAAGCGAATCTGTAATGATGTGGATTTCCGGCAACAGAAATTCATCATCCTTACCGGCTCCAATATGAGCGGGAAGAGCACTTTCTTAAGAACCGTTGGCATGAACCTCGTACTGGCACGGTGCGGTGCCGCCGTAACCGCCTCCCGGTTTGTATTTTACCCCTTTGATGTTTATGTGAGCATGCGCATCACCGATTCGTTGCAGGAAAGCGAATCCTTCTTTTATGCAGAACTGAAACGGCTGCAAACGATCGTACAACATCTCGAAAAAGGGAACAGCACATTTGTGATCCTGGATGAGATCCTGCGCGGTACAAACAGCAACGATAAGCGCAATGGCACTATCGGTCTTATCCGGAAAATGGCCGGCTTCGACACATTTGGTATCATTGCCACACACGATGTGGTAGTGGCCGATCTTATACAGGATTATCCCCGTTATATTTCCAACAAAGCGTTTGAATCTGAGATCATCAATGATGAACTGATCTTTGATTATAAACTAAAAGACGGAGTTTGTACCAAACTCAGCGCCTCCTATCTTATGAAAAAACTGGGGGTTATCGATCAGTAATAGTAGGTCAGCTTCCGTTTCACCAATCGCAATTCCGTTTCACCGGGTATAAAATCATCCATTAATGGGGGTTTTCGTTTTAAATTCATCCGCTCGGTCCAGCCGCCTTCTTTTATCGTTTCTTTTTCACAATCCTCGGTCGTGTGACGGATCACCACATCTCCTGTGGACAGGTTATAATCCAGCTGATCCATATAATCACAGGGCGCACCGAAATGCACCGCTGCCCCCACCAGGTACCAGTTGTTACTCTGGAACCGGTAGCGGTGGGTATAATTCCATTTCTGACGGCTGCCTCCAAAATGACTGATCACAATGCATCGTCTTGCAATTGCAACGCCATCATAAGGATCGCCCATCATGCCCCCGTTCTGATCGCCCAGCAGCGGCATAACGGTCTGATGCCAGAGCTTCCATTGACCCTGTTCTTTTTTAAAGACAGCCAGGCAGGAGGCAAAGCCCATCTCTGCCGGCAGGGGCGTTTTATATACCGCTACGGCTTCATCCCCTTCTATGCCGTCGAGGTCGCCGAAGGCGCTGTCCCGCAGGGTCCAGTAGCGCGGGGCAAATGCCGTGAGCGTTCCTGCGGTGGTCTTTGTGATCGCCGTATCATAATCACCGGTTTCCACCGCCCTGTTAAACGCATCCGCCTGCTGTTTCTTTTCCGCAGCACGCGCGGGAATATGATTTCTTATACTGGCCAGGTAGCTTTCAAATTGTTGCTCCGGGAGTACCGTCTGCCGCACTTTTGATCCCGGTGAAAAATAGGTGATGTCCCGGAGCTCATGCCGGATCAGTTGTTTTTCTCCGTATACACCATTTTCACGGGGCTGGTAGTATGCCCTCCGTTCCACCCAGTTACCCAGGCTGTCATAAATATATTCATAGCTGTTAATACTCTGAAGATTGCCGGTATACTCGGTTGACTGTTCAAACAGGATATCGCCCTGTTTATTATAGCGGCGAACAGTCTTTAACGACTTTTCGGTACCCAGCATATGGTAGCGCTGTTCCGTCCGCTCCGCGTAATCATCCGTATAATAATATTCTGTTTTATTCTCCAGCCTGCCCTCGGGTTTATACCATACTTCAGCAGTAATAAAACCGTTTGCATCATAGGTAAAATTCACGCTGCGGTCATCAAAAATATATCCTTTGGTCTCAACCGGTCTGTAACTGCCGCCTGTCAGCCGGAAGCGCTGCCATTTTGATTGGTATTCCGGCAGCTGTTTTACAAGGTAGGGATAGGCGAACCGGTAACTTTTTTCAGAACCGGCAATGGTATCGTATCCATAACCCGTGATCCGCACCAGCGTGTCTGCACCGGTAGCGGTAACACGGTACTGTTCATAAGATTGAAACCGGAATCGTTTCTTTTTGTCGGTCTGAACGGTGATCGCTTCCTTCAGGAACGGGTGCCTGTCATAAAATAACCAGTAATACGTGCTTTCCGGCTGCCCTGTACGTTCCAGCAGTAAGAGCATCCCGGAGTTCCTGTCGTAGTGGTAGGTTTCCATTGCGGTAGTATTTCCCCCATACGTCTCGCGGTAGCTGCGTCTTCCATCGGGCAGGTATTCTGTATAGCTCTCCGGTAAAAAAGACAACCCGTTCTTCATCCGCATCAAAGGAGATTTCACTTCATTTTTCCCGATCATTTTATAATAGCGGACCGAATAGATATTCCCTGTATGGTACAGGGCTGTATCTGCATAGGTACTGCTGATGGCGCTGTTATCCAGGTATCCGTTCACGGTTGGCTGGCCGGATCCATATAAAACATTCAATAAAA includes:
- the dusB gene encoding tRNA dihydrouridine synthase DusB gives rise to the protein MVNIGNISLPDFPLLLAPMEDVSDPPFRAVCKDNGADLMYTEFISSEGLIRDAIKSRRKLDIFDYERPIGIQIFGGDEDSLALAAKIVDVTQPDLLDINFGCPVKKVALKGAGAGVLKDIDLMVRLTEAVVKATSLPVTVKTRLGWDDSTLNIEEVAERLQDVGIKALAIHGRTRCQMYKGEADWTLIGKVKNNPRIKIPIFGNGDIDSPEKALEYKNRYGVDGIMIGRAAIGYPWIFREIKHFVQTGTLLAPPTVEERVNVVRKHLQKSLEWKGPVVGINEMRRHYANYLKGLPNIKEYRSKLVRLAEEAPILEVLDEIIEKYSGLEMEATPIELVNYHEKCPVN
- a CDS encoding MutS-related protein, which translates into the protein MQQSTYKQLLAQYTDKATQLSRQSNLLSLSRLLLFISFIYLAYRATQTGSPVTITSTVIFFIAFLVVVKWYDRLQQRTAYYKALAKYNADEITFLDTNRSSYPNGKTYEDPHHPYSYDLDLFGEGGLYAHLNRCSTSFGREELARLLLNPDTAAILQRQEAVKELAAMNDFRQQLYAKGSLQENREKELNQLMSWVHSAKTGISKPLYLLLMLLPLVTISSLLYYVFISDSNEVFRIIYISFVLNLFIAFSFGKKIAAQLTVSTSVNKILAAYKHQLQLIEIQSFQSPLLKTAQQQLTIDAPGASRQLQKLATLFEYLESIVNLLVSILLNGLFLFHIHILYRLGTWKKQHGAHIHTWLEILGQFEALGSLGNFSFNNPDNCFPGVSSQPTLAATSLGHPLIRAEKRICNDVDFRQQKFIILTGSNMSGKSTFLRTVGMNLVLARCGAAVTASRFVFYPFDVYVSMRITDSLQESESFFYAELKRLQTIVQHLEKGNSTFVILDEILRGTNSNDKRNGTIGLIRKMAGFDTFGIIATHDVVVADLIQDYPRYISNKAFESEIINDELIFDYKLKDGVCTKLSASYLMKKLGVIDQ